AcagaattttcttttttttttttttttttttttgaaaaagccttaagtttttatttttagtttctcAAATGCATCATGGATTATGTGTTGTAAAATAGGTTTCCATCATAcgaaatcaaaaaaaaagaataacatgATTAACACAATAAAGATGAAAATATAGTGTATGGTTATTTTATTTCGTTTTGTAAActaaatattatatctaaaatttatatctaaaatttagCAGGATTCCAAATTATAAGAAGTGATACATTTGGCTAAGATTCAGCGAAAAAGTTATAAAGAGAGAAACAACAGAAGTTGAAACGTCATCGTCTCTCATCTTGCAAGGATCAACGAAGggaattaagttttaaaaaatagaggTTCTTAAATGTAGGATTACATTTCAGAGACTTCAATAAGAACAATGAAGATGAAGTGTTTTATTGGATTCAATAAATAGTGATATggcaaaaaaatcatatttcattGGCTGAGATGGATAGGCTCAATGGAGTGTATATTCCCCTTTTAATAGTgcaaatttagaatatatttttgtctGACATATTTAAACCGAATATTTTTTACTATGTTCTGCATATATTTTGTAGTACAGagatctatttttattttttatttttgaaaaaagcgtaagtttttatttttagtttctcAAATGTATCATGGGTTATGTGTTGTAAAATAGGTTTCCATCAtacgaaaccaaaaaaaaaacatgattaacACAATAAAGATGAGAATGTAGTGTATGGTTATTTTATTTCGTTTTGTAAactaaatattacatttaaattttagcAAGATTCCAGATTATAAGAAGTGATACATTTGGTTAAGATTCAGCGAATGTGTTATAAAGAGAGAAACAACGGAAGTTGAAACGTCATCGTCTCTCATCTTGTAAGGATCGACGAAGggaattaagttttaaaaaatggagGTTCTTAAATGTAGGATAACGGCAATTTCAGAGACTTCAATAAGAACAATGAAGACGAAGTGTTTTATTGGATTCAATAAATAGTGACAtggcaaaaaaaatcatatttcattGTATGATTTAATTTGCTGAGGTGGATAGACTCAATGAAGCTTATATTCTCTTTTTAATAGAGTAATAAGATATGTTGAAgaattatttcataattatttttttataatttataatagaataaataattatttctactCAATCAAAATTTAAGATAGTCAGAATTTACATGTATCACATTATGGCGATTGGTCTTATTTACTTACGGTATGTTGGAATTTCAtataagtttatttttgttgatttgcaaaaaaataaaagatatattttagAAACAAACCCAAAATCAGGCTTCGAATGTTATAAACCGTCTCGTCCCGtaccgcagttaacagtaacaaaaatctcaacatataccatatatctatacgtttttataactgtttaAACTGCACCGCAGTTAAACCGCTTGTCCCGTATTACTCAAACTGCAGTTACCATTCGGAGTCTTAATATATAAACAGTAGTAACTAATCCTTTTAGTTTTCCGCACGCTGTTTTGAATTGCATAACGAAATGTGCAGgttttgattttaaaacttGTAATTAAAATATTGGGGTTATATCTGAATCTTATCAAATTCAAGgttcataaaataatttagtatAAGTGAATGGGGCAAAATAATGATTTTCTacatttttcattatattttattttgaacccCCTCGAGCCCAAAAGGGTTTTAATTAGTCTCACCGCTCAATCCATCGATAGATGTTTAAGACTACTACTACTTTGCTTCATCTTCCTCCTCCGATTCTTCCTTCTTTGACCACCACCAGGTCTGTTCCCTATTATTCTCCATTCTCGATAGGCAATGATGACGACTAAAACAGCCTAATTAAATGTCAATCCGAAAATTTGATTTGAAGAACACAGGTGTGGAGTCTGCAGGAAGATTGTTTCAAGAAGAATGAGTACGAATCCTCCAATGCAACCTAAAGTTCGAAGATTCGAATCTGTTGAAGAGGCTGATGATATGCATTCAATAAGTAAATCTGACGGTATGTGTGTTTGCTAGATTGAACGTTGTGGATTCTTAACATGTCTAGGTTGAAACCAATTTGAGATGGTTATGGTGTTTGTTTGTAGGTATCAGATTCCGTCTCGTTTCGTATAACATATTAGCTCAGGTATTCAATTCAATTAAGCTTGgcattttatgagtttttttgtatttgtaaGTTGATCAAACTGAGTCCTTGTGTTGTGTTTTTGAGGCTTGGTTTAGAGATAAGGACAGTttcttcttatgtttttttCGTTTGTGTTATTCCTAGTAATAATCTCTTGGAGCTTCATCTTTCTCTTAGGTTTATGTGAAGAGCTCCCTTCTCCCGCACTCTCCACCTGCCTGCCTCAAGTAATTACTCTCtactttttctcttttactAGTGAAGACTTCTTAGCAACCCTCGTTTGTAGTCCACATGGATGCGGAGCTaccagtttggttcacagagtctatatgagtctgtttgtttgctgacaaaaaaaaaaaaaaaaaaaactagtgaaTACTACTTCTTTATGTCAGTTGTTGTGATCAATGCCATTGGCTTGGAGTCATGATTTTCTCACATTGATGTTCTTTTAACTTTGTTAAAGCTTAAAATTGTTGCCATATTCGCAGTAAATGTgactttcctcttcttctttcttagaTGGAAAGCTCGTTCACATGCAATTCTGGGCGTTCTGAAAAAGCTCGAGGCTGACTTCTTTTGTTTGCAGGTCCGTTCTTCTGAAtcatttcttattttcttgtttGGTTTTGAATTTAGAAACCCTTTTCTAGTTTGACATAATTCATTCTTCTCCCTTGTTTAATCCAATCCAGTACGTGTATTCATGTTCCCTTTAAATTATGTGCGTATCCACTTGTTAGTTAATTAATACTCTTGCATGTTTCTCAGGAAGTAGATGAGTACGATAGCTTTTACAGGAAAAACATGGACTCTCTGGGCTACTCTGGGATTTATATTCAGAGAACCGGACAGAGGAAGCGTGACGGTTGTGCAATCTTCTACAAGCCTAGCTggtatatgattttttttaaaaaaataaaacatttatgcGTGACCAAACAACGTTTTTTAACTTAATGCCAAAACCTTAATCTGATTGAGACAACACTCTTTTCTTTGGATTTAGTGCAGAGTTAGTCGCCAAAGAAAGGATCGAATATAATGATCTTTTGGACTCAGTAAAGGCAGACAGTGTACAGGAGACTGAGACCTCCAATGAATCAAAAGGTGATGAGCATGCGAAAGGTGAACTTGTCCTTTTCTTTGTGGTGTCTCTTTATATCTCTCTCAACATCATTTACCAACTTCTTTATCTATTGTTAGATTCTCGAAAAGACAGCCGTGACCTTAATGATCCACTAGTCAGACTAAAACGTGATTGTGTTGGAATAATGGCTGCTTTTAAGATCAACAAGCCGTTTCATCACGTCGTCATCGTGGCCAACACCCATCTTTACTGGTAAAAAGTAACAACACTCTTGTCACCCATTAAGGACTACTTTTACTCCACTTGTCTCATTTCATGTCTTGCTTCTCTCCAGGGACCCGGAGCTAGCTGATGTGAAGCTGGCACAAGCCAAGTATCTACTTTCACGACTAGATCAGTTCAGGACACTAATATCAAATGAATTCGAGTGCACACCTTCCTTGTTACTATCTGGTGACTTCAATTCAATTCCTGGGGACAAGGTTTGATACAGTTCCTTACCTTGAGTTGTACACTTTTTAAATCTATTttctaaattgtttttttttcttcaggtGTATAGTTACCTAGTATCTGGTAATGGTAAACCTGCAGAGGCCA
The nucleotide sequence above comes from Brassica napus cultivar Da-Ae chromosome A9, Da-Ae, whole genome shotgun sequence. Encoded proteins:
- the LOC106364593 gene encoding carbon catabolite repressor protein 4 homolog 4-like isoform X2, with amino-acid sequence MFKTTTTLLHLPPPILPSLTTTRCGVCRKIVSRRMSTNPPMQPKVRRFESVEEADDMHSISKSDGIRFRLVSYNILAQVYVKSSLLPHSPPACLKWKARSHAILGVLKKLEADFFCLQEVDEYDSFYRKNMDSLGYSGIYIQRTGQRKRDGCAIFYKPSCAELVAKERIEYNDLLDSVKADSVQETETSNESKDSRKDSRDLNDPLVRLKRDCVGIMAAFKINKPFHHVVIVANTHLYWDPELADVKLAQAKYLLSRLDQFRTLISNEFECTPSLLLSGDFNSIPGDKVYSYLVSGNGKPAEAIEEEVEAPVPLCSAYEVTRGEPKFTNCTPGFTNTLDYIFFSPSDFIKPVSILQLPEPESPDVVGFLPNNHHPSDHLPIGAEFEISRNR
- the LOC106364593 gene encoding carbon catabolite repressor protein 4 homolog 4-like isoform X1 encodes the protein MFKTTTTLLHLPPPILPSLTTTRCGVCRKIVSRRMSTNPPMQPKVRRFESVEEADDMHSISKSDGIRFRLVSYNILAQVYVKSSLLPHSPPACLKWKARSHAILGVLKKLEADFFCLQEVDEYDSFYRKNMDSLGYSGIYIQRTGQRKRDGCAIFYKPSCAELVAKERIEYNDLLDSVKADSVQETETSNESKGDEHAKDSRKDSRDLNDPLVRLKRDCVGIMAAFKINKPFHHVVIVANTHLYWDPELADVKLAQAKYLLSRLDQFRTLISNEFECTPSLLLSGDFNSIPGDKVYSYLVSGNGKPAEAIEEEVEAPVPLCSAYEVTRGEPKFTNCTPGFTNTLDYIFFSPSDFIKPVSILQLPEPESPDVVGFLPNNHHPSDHLPIGAEFEISRNR
- the LOC106364593 gene encoding carbon catabolite repressor protein 4 homolog 4-like isoform X3, with the protein product MSTNPPMQPKVRRFESVEEADDMHSISKSDGIRFRLVSYNILAQVYVKSSLLPHSPPACLKWKARSHAILGVLKKLEADFFCLQEVDEYDSFYRKNMDSLGYSGIYIQRTGQRKRDGCAIFYKPSCAELVAKERIEYNDLLDSVKADSVQETETSNESKGDEHAKDSRKDSRDLNDPLVRLKRDCVGIMAAFKINKPFHHVVIVANTHLYWDPELADVKLAQAKYLLSRLDQFRTLISNEFECTPSLLLSGDFNSIPGDKVYSYLVSGNGKPAEAIEEEVEAPVPLCSAYEVTRGEPKFTNCTPGFTNTLDYIFFSPSDFIKPVSILQLPEPESPDVVGFLPNNHHPSDHLPIGAEFEISRNR